CCCGTCTCGATCAGCCTCACCCCCTCCCCCTCCGCCGCGGGCGGGAGTTCATCGAGGCGGTTGAACCCGGCCTGAACGCCGAGCAGAATGCTCTCTCCGAGGTACTTTCCGAAGCAGTCCATGGGCATTCTCACTACCCTTTCGAAGAAGTAGTTCCTCTCGAAGGCCTCCGCAACGGCTTCAAAGGCCCTGAGATTGCCCCGGTGAAGCACCCTGCTGGCTGAGGCGACGAGCAGGGGGTGGAGCAGGTGCCTCCTCTTGTCCGTGACTATTACCTTTTTCTCTCGAAAGCTTCACCCTTCAAGGTGGGGATGCGGTGAACCGCCCAACAGCCCTCAAAGAGGAAAGCAAACTATTTTAAAGCCTAAGAACAATACCATACTTTGGAATGAGGCGAGCAGTAACGGTAAAACTCCAACCCTCAAAGGAACAGGAGAAAACACTCTTCGAGTTAGCCGATACTGGAGCTAAAGTCTGGAACCGAGTGAATTATCTGAGAAGACGAGAATTCTTTGAAGGCAAGCCCGTGGACTTCCTCAAAACCGAGAAGATAGTTTATGAAGAGTTTAAGAAGGAAATCGGCTCGGCAACAGTCCAGCAAATCTGCAGGAAGAACGCTGAAAGCTGGAGAAGCTTCTTTTCCCTCCTCAGGAAAAGGCGGAATGGAGAACTACCCGAATGGCTCAAACCAAAACCCCCAAACTACATCAAAGAAGGAGGCTTAATAGTCCTCAGAAACGACCAGTACAGGATTGAAGACAACAGGTTAATCCTCAAGGGACTCGGAAAGTTCAAACGCCTCGAAGTCCAGTTTAAAGGCAGGATACACTTCAAAGGCAAGCAGGGGAGACTGGAAATCACCTACGATACCGTTAAGCAGAAGTGGTATGCTCACGTCAGCTTTACCGTGGAAAAGAAACTGGTCAATGATAAATGGGTGAGAGTTCCAAGACGACCGTTAGGCAACCTCTCCGCTGGAATTGACTTGGGAGTGAACAATCTCATGGCCGTTTACGTTGAAAACGGCGAAAGCTTCCTTGTGAACGGAAGACCATTAAAGTCAATCGCCTTTTACTGGCGGAAGAGGATTGCAGAGTATCAGTCCAAAATCAACAAAAGCGGTGCAAAGAAGAGTAAGAACCTCAAGAGGATGCACGAGAAAGCCAAACTCCAGGCGAGGCATTACATTAACACTGCCGTAAGGCAAACCCTTGAGAGGCTTTATCAGTTGGGCGTTGGCAGGATTGTCATTGGTTATCCAAAAGGAATCGCCAGAAACTCTGAGAAGAGCAGGAAACAAAACTTCCTCCTCTCTCACGTTTGGCGGTTCAATTATGTTATCAAACGCTTGAAGGAAGTGGCTGAGGAGTATGGCATCGTTGTTGAGGTTGTTGGTGAGGCTTTTACTTCTAAGCTTTGCCCTGTCTGCGGGAAGCCCCACGAGGGGGCGAGATTTGTTCGTGGTTTGTTTAAGTGTCCCGTGACGGGGCTTGTGTTTAATGCGGATTTAGTTGGTGCTTTCAATATCTTGAGGAAGGCCGTAAAAACCATAACCCCGAGCCTCTCCGCTTTAGCGGGAGGTAGGGGTAACTGGCCTAAGACCTGGCCGGAGGGGTCGAAGACCCAAGTTAGTTTGGGCTTTAATGAAACCCCTCAAACCTCCCCGTCAATGGTGAGGGGTTAACTCGTTGGAACCCTCACCCATCACGGCGAGGAGGAGGTCAGCGTCTTCACGGCCCGTCTTTTGAGTGAGGCCTTAAATTATTTTCCCCGGTCGTAACGTTCCACCTTATTCAAACCTGGTTACTCCTGTCCCGTTTTGACACGAAAGCGTTAAAAAGAGCATCCATCAACTGGGTTGCTACGTCAAATAATCCGGAGGTCTGCTCATGTCAGGGAAGAAGGGTGAGAAAAAGCTCTACTACCACGGACTCAAGGAGCAGAAGAAGCTCAACGTATCGAGGCTCAAATACCTCTCGATTCTCCTGTCTGTAATCGGCGTCGCCGTTCTGCTCGTTGCCGCCCAGAGCGCCCAGGCACCGCTCGTCAGGGTGAGCGACGTCTACGGCAACTACCTGATGAACTACGCCGTCGTCAGGATAAACGGAACGGTCGTTACGGTGCCCTACGTCTCTCAGACCGGCGGGAAGCTCGGCCTCACCTTCACGGTGGACGACGGAACGGGGCAGATAGACGTCAGGGTCTACTCCCCGCTCGCCGATGAGATGATACGGAAGGGTCTCGTTCCCTTCCCCGGCGACGAGGTGACGGCCGAGGTTCAGCTCCGCGTGAGGGAAACCTACACCTACTCGATGCTTCAGTACCTCGACGGCCTGAATTTCCGCTCGAAACTCTACTCCGATAATCCGCCCATCGTCAAGTCCCTCAACGCCAACATGAGCGGCTCCTACGTGGCCGTTGAGGGCATCGTCACCGAGTTCTCCAACGTCAGCTCCGGCTACCTGATGACCGTCGATACCGGCGACTCCCTTGTTTCCGTGCTCGTCCCGAGGGTTCTTCTCGTCTTCAACAACCTCTCCGTCAAGGTCGGCGACACCCTCTACGCCCCTGGAATAGTCTACCTCTACAAGGGCACTTCGCCGGAGATAGTCGTCAGGAACATCACCCGGCTCTCGGTGACCCCGATCGAAGAAGCTCCCGTCGTTCCGATAGGCGAGGCACCCAACTATCCGGGAATGGTCATGGCCGTTGAGGGAACGCTCGCTGGAATAACCTACGAGAACGGCCGCTACGTTCTGACCCTCACCGATGGAGAAGACTACCTCGACGCCCTCGTCCCGAGGGACATTCTCCCGAACCTCAACCCCTTCAACGCCTCGAGCGAGAGCACGGTCAGGGTCGCGGGAAGAATGGGGGACGACGGCAGGCTCGTTGCGGCCTACCTGGAGGTCGCCAAGCCCATGAAGATGGAGTTCAAGCCCATCGGAACCCTGACCCTCGACATGCGCGGCTCGATAGCGGCCGTGAGGGGCAACATCGAGGAGGTCGATAGAATAGGCTCGAACCTTAAGCTCGTCATCGACGACGGAACCGGAAGGCTGGACGTCTTCATCCCCTCGGCCGCCCTCGCGGAGCTCTCCAACGAGACGATGGCTCAGCTTAAGGTCGGCCTTGGAGTCGAGGTCGCCGGCTACCTCGAGGAGTACCGCGGAAAGCTTGAGGTGGTCGTTTACACCGGAGGTGGAATAAAGGCCCTCGGAGAGCCGCTCCCGCCGGAGGAGATAGAGCTCCCGAAGGTCACCGCGGCTCGGCTCGCTGACTATGAGGGCCAGCTCGTGGATTTCGCGGGTTCAATCGAGGGCGTAACCTACGCCAACGGCACCTACTACCTCACCGTGGACGGCGTTAAGGCTTCGCTCCCGAGGGAGGCCTTGCTGAACCTCAACCCGCTCGAGGTCGGAACCGGGAGTCAGGTCACGGTCAGGGGCCTGGTGGCTGGAGAGAACCTCGTGAAGGGCGAGAACCTCACCGTTGAGGTGCCGATAGCCCCGATTCCTCTCAAGCCCGACGAGGTTACCCCCGAGATGGAGGGCCAGCTCGTCGCGGTCGTTGGTAAAGTAACCGACGTGGCCAACCTCAGCGGCAACCTCAAGATAGTCGTCGGCAACCTTCCGGTCTTCGTGCCGCGCTCAACCGCCAACGAGCTGGCCTACGTCCCGGCCAAGGGCGACCTGGTGCAGATCGGCGGATACGTTGAAATCTACCGCGACGAGCCGGAGGTAGTGCTCTTCAACCCTGCCTCAATCGAGAAGATTGAGCAGGCTGGGCCCGTTGAGGGTACCGTCTCCGACCTGAAGACCGCAATGGAACCCCTCCTCCTGACGGTTACGTGGGACTCAATTGCCTACCAGAAACCCGACTACGCCCTGACTTTCCACGACTCCACCGGAAGCGCAACCCTGCTTGCCGAGCGCTCCCTCCTGCCCAACCCGCTTAAAGCAGGAACGGGCAGCACGCTGAGGGTGATAGCCGACCCGCTCTCCGGCAGGATAACCGCGCTGAACGTCACAAATGCCAGGCCCTCGCCGCTGGTCAGGACCGGCTCGGTGGACCTCTCGATGAAGGGCAAAACCATAACCGTGAACGGAACGGTTTCGAGCCTCTTCACCCTCGGAAGCAATCTCAAGCTGACTGTAGATGACGGAAGCGGCGGAATAGCGGTCTTCATACCCGGCGGCGCCAACCTGAGCGTCGAGAAGGGTCAGAGCGTTACCCTCGCTGGCTACGTGGACGAGTACGACGGCGAGGCCGAGGTTATAGTCTACGACCTCGATGCGGTCGTGGCGGCGGAGAAGCCCTCAGGAGGAACCGCGGGAATCGGAGAGGTGAAGGTCTCGGAGCTTTCCGCCGCCACCGGAAGGGTGAACCTCACCGTCACCTGGGATGGGTTGAGCTACGAGGACGGCTACGTCATGAAGGTCCACGACGACACCGGAAGCGCTGAGCTGTCAGTCTCGCGCGATGTCCTCCCCGACCTGAGGGAAGCGGGAACTGGAAGCACGCTGAGGATAACCTACAACGCCGACTCCGGTGAGGTGGTTTCCATAACCGTCGTCGAGGCGGTTCCGGCGGAGGAATTAAGGACGGGTGACGTTACCCTGAACCTCCTCGGAACGACTGTGGTCGTTGAGGGAACCGTGGTGGACGTCTACACCGGCAGCACCTTTGTCAAGCTGACCATCGACGACGGAAGCGGAGAGCTGGTGGTCTTTATACCCAAGAGCGTGGCAGGGGACTTAACCTTCAGCGAGGGTCAGACGGTCAGGATTGCGGGCTACGTTGCCGAGTACAAGGGAACCGTTGAGGTCATTCCTTACAGGAGTGACTGCATTGAGGTGAGGTGATGGCCATGGTTCCCCTTTCAGACCTTTTAATCTGGTCCCTCGCGGGGGTGCTCTTCGGCGCCCTCATATCCTGGATCCCGGGCTTCCACATATTCAACATAATGGCCCTACTCGTTGCTGTCTTCGGCGTTGGCGAGCTGATGCCGGTTCAGGCCTTTCCCTTCTTCGCCATCGGCGCCATAGTTGCCTACGCCTACGTGAGCGCGATATCGAGCGTCTACTTCAGCGTCGCCGATGAGAGCGCCGTCTTCCTCCTCTTCCCCACACAGCGCTACCTCCTCCTTGGTAGAGGCCACGAGGCGGTCCTGCTCTACCTCATCGGAGCGGTAGCGGGAACCCTCTTCCTCGTCCTTGGGGCCCTCTTCATCTTCCCGAGGGTTCTCCCGCCAATCTACCAGGCCACTAGTCCGTACATCACTTACTTCCTCGTCGCCATAGTGGTCTTCATGTTCATGAGCGAGTGGCCCAAGGAGGGCGACCGCGGAAGGACTCCGGCAGAGAGGCTCTGGCTGGCCTGGAGACAGATACTCGGCGGAATCCTGGTGTTCTTCCTCTCCGGCCTCTTGGGCTTCATAGTCATGAACACCAACCTCCTGCCGACGACGAGCGCCTACACCAGGCTCACGCCGATGTTCATAGGCTTCTTCGGAATGTCCTGGGTGATACTCAACATACTCTCCAACCCGCCGATGCTCGAGCAGGTTCCCGATGATAGGGTTGAGAGTAGCCTCTACAACACCCTCAAGGCCAGCTTCGGCGGCGCCCTCGGAGGAACCATAGCGGCCGTTTACCCGATAATCACCGGTGGAATGGGAGCTTTGATAGCGGGCCACATGACGAGCCAGCGCGGAGACGACGCCTTCATCATAAGCCAGGGT
Above is a genomic segment from Thermococcus celericrescens containing:
- a CDS encoding RNA-guided endonuclease InsQ/TnpB family protein, which gives rise to MRRAVTVKLQPSKEQEKTLFELADTGAKVWNRVNYLRRREFFEGKPVDFLKTEKIVYEEFKKEIGSATVQQICRKNAESWRSFFSLLRKRRNGELPEWLKPKPPNYIKEGGLIVLRNDQYRIEDNRLILKGLGKFKRLEVQFKGRIHFKGKQGRLEITYDTVKQKWYAHVSFTVEKKLVNDKWVRVPRRPLGNLSAGIDLGVNNLMAVYVENGESFLVNGRPLKSIAFYWRKRIAEYQSKINKSGAKKSKNLKRMHEKAKLQARHYINTAVRQTLERLYQLGVGRIVIGYPKGIARNSEKSRKQNFLLSHVWRFNYVIKRLKEVAEEYGIVVEVVGEAFTSKLCPVCGKPHEGARFVRGLFKCPVTGLVFNADLVGAFNILRKAVKTITPSLSALAGGRGNWPKTWPEGSKTQVSLGFNETPQTSPSMVRG
- a CDS encoding OB-fold nucleic acid binding domain-containing protein yields the protein MSGKKGEKKLYYHGLKEQKKLNVSRLKYLSILLSVIGVAVLLVAAQSAQAPLVRVSDVYGNYLMNYAVVRINGTVVTVPYVSQTGGKLGLTFTVDDGTGQIDVRVYSPLADEMIRKGLVPFPGDEVTAEVQLRVRETYTYSMLQYLDGLNFRSKLYSDNPPIVKSLNANMSGSYVAVEGIVTEFSNVSSGYLMTVDTGDSLVSVLVPRVLLVFNNLSVKVGDTLYAPGIVYLYKGTSPEIVVRNITRLSVTPIEEAPVVPIGEAPNYPGMVMAVEGTLAGITYENGRYVLTLTDGEDYLDALVPRDILPNLNPFNASSESTVRVAGRMGDDGRLVAAYLEVAKPMKMEFKPIGTLTLDMRGSIAAVRGNIEEVDRIGSNLKLVIDDGTGRLDVFIPSAALAELSNETMAQLKVGLGVEVAGYLEEYRGKLEVVVYTGGGIKALGEPLPPEEIELPKVTAARLADYEGQLVDFAGSIEGVTYANGTYYLTVDGVKASLPREALLNLNPLEVGTGSQVTVRGLVAGENLVKGENLTVEVPIAPIPLKPDEVTPEMEGQLVAVVGKVTDVANLSGNLKIVVGNLPVFVPRSTANELAYVPAKGDLVQIGGYVEIYRDEPEVVLFNPASIEKIEQAGPVEGTVSDLKTAMEPLLLTVTWDSIAYQKPDYALTFHDSTGSATLLAERSLLPNPLKAGTGSTLRVIADPLSGRITALNVTNARPSPLVRTGSVDLSMKGKTITVNGTVSSLFTLGSNLKLTVDDGSGGIAVFIPGGANLSVEKGQSVTLAGYVDEYDGEAEVIVYDLDAVVAAEKPSGGTAGIGEVKVSELSAATGRVNLTVTWDGLSYEDGYVMKVHDDTGSAELSVSRDVLPDLREAGTGSTLRITYNADSGEVVSITVVEAVPAEELRTGDVTLNLLGTTVVVEGTVVDVYTGSTFVKLTIDDGSGELVVFIPKSVAGDLTFSEGQTVRIAGYVAEYKGTVEVIPYRSDCIEVR
- a CDS encoding tripartite tricarboxylate transporter permease, coding for MVPLSDLLIWSLAGVLFGALISWIPGFHIFNIMALLVAVFGVGELMPVQAFPFFAIGAIVAYAYVSAISSVYFSVADESAVFLLFPTQRYLLLGRGHEAVLLYLIGAVAGTLFLVLGALFIFPRVLPPIYQATSPYITYFLVAIVVFMFMSEWPKEGDRGRTPAERLWLAWRQILGGILVFFLSGLLGFIVMNTNLLPTTSAYTRLTPMFIGFFGMSWVILNILSNPPMLEQVPDDRVESSLYNTLKASFGGALGGTIAAVYPIITGGMGALIAGHMTSQRGDDAFIISQGVNRVIYYVGAFTLLFLPQLRLTRGAAAWLVSSIYTPKSYAEYLAAIGVILLSAGISFLFTYYLSRFLARSFNVVHIKKLSYVVAVTLVVISYLLTGPMGLAVLFVSTAIGMMAAAFNTRRSYCLGGLILPVLISMTGHTGYFMSLLGLG